From a region of the Mucilaginibacter auburnensis genome:
- the ruvC gene encoding crossover junction endodeoxyribonuclease RuvC, whose amino-acid sequence MQQNNNSKERIILGIDPGTAVMGYGLVKQIGNKTELISLGVVKMDKIDDHMLKLQRIFEKTVGLIDNYKPDCLAIEAPFYGKNIQVMLKLGRAQGVAMAAALSRNIDVTEYSPRKIKQSITGNGNATKEQVAGMLQRLLNFTETPDFLDATDGLAVAVCHSFQNVAIGKAGAKKNYSGWETFVKDNAKRIVK is encoded by the coding sequence ATGCAACAAAACAACAACAGCAAAGAGCGTATAATTTTAGGCATTGACCCCGGCACCGCGGTGATGGGCTACGGATTAGTAAAACAGATAGGTAACAAAACAGAGCTGATAAGTTTGGGCGTGGTTAAAATGGATAAAATTGATGACCATATGCTGAAGCTGCAACGCATTTTTGAAAAAACCGTTGGCTTAATAGACAACTACAAACCTGATTGCCTGGCCATTGAAGCCCCTTTTTATGGTAAAAACATACAGGTAATGTTAAAACTGGGGAGGGCACAGGGTGTAGCCATGGCAGCGGCATTATCGCGCAATATTGATGTTACCGAATACTCCCCACGTAAAATAAAGCAATCTATTACTGGCAACGGCAACGCAACCAAAGAGCAGGTAGCAGGCATGCTGCAACGCTTACTGAACTTTACCGAAACACCTGACTTTTTAGACGCAACCGATGGTTTGGCTGTAGCCGTTTGCCATTCGTTTCAAAATGTTGCCATTGGTAAGGCAGGAGCTAAAAAAAACTACTCCGGTTGGGAAACTTTTGTGAAAGACAACGCGAAGCGGATAGTGAAGTAA
- a CDS encoding HIT family protein, with protein sequence MASIFSKIVAGDIPAYKVAESNEFLAFLDINPLVEGHLLVIPKKEVDRLFDLDDETYTGLMIFAKIIATAMKKVIACDRIGVTVMGLEVPHAHVHLIPMKGMHDMDFTRPKLNFTPEEFQAIADRIREAL encoded by the coding sequence ATGGCAAGCATCTTTTCAAAAATAGTAGCAGGCGATATTCCGGCTTATAAAGTCGCCGAGAGTAATGAGTTTTTGGCATTTTTGGATATTAATCCATTGGTGGAAGGCCATTTGCTGGTGATACCTAAAAAAGAGGTTGATCGGTTGTTTGATCTGGATGATGAAACCTATACCGGCCTAATGATATTTGCCAAGATCATTGCTACTGCCATGAAAAAGGTAATTGCATGCGACCGTATTGGCGTTACTGTAATGGGCTTAGAGGTGCCGCACGCGCACGTTCACCTTATACCGATGAAAGGCATGCATGATATGGACTTTACCCGCCCCAAATTAAATTTCACTCCCGAAGAATTTCAGGCAATAGCTGATAGAATAAGAGAAGCGTTGTAA
- the greA gene encoding transcription elongation factor GreA: MAEVAYFTKEGLEKLKQELQELKTTGRAAISNAIAEARDKGDLSENAEYDAAKEAQGLHEAKIAQMEEILASARILDESKLDTSKVLALSHVKIKNIKNGATMSYQLVAESEADMKAGKISITSPIAKGLLGKKVGEIAEIAVPAGKMEFEVLEISR, from the coding sequence ATGGCAGAGGTAGCATATTTTACCAAAGAAGGTTTAGAGAAATTAAAGCAAGAATTACAGGAACTTAAAACAACCGGTCGTGCTGCAATATCAAACGCTATAGCTGAGGCACGGGATAAAGGCGATCTTTCTGAGAATGCCGAATATGATGCGGCTAAAGAGGCTCAAGGCTTACACGAAGCTAAAATTGCACAAATGGAAGAAATTTTAGCTTCTGCACGTATACTGGATGAGTCAAAATTGGATACATCTAAAGTACTGGCACTCTCTCACGTTAAAATCAAGAACATTAAGAATGGCGCTACCATGAGCTACCAATTAGTAGCTGAAAGCGAAGCCGATATGAAAGCGGGAAAAATTTCTATCACATCACCAATAGCCAAAGGTTTATTAGGCAAAAAAGTTGGTGAGATTGCCGAAATTGCAGTACCTGCCGGCAAAATGGAATTTGAAGTTTTAGAAATAAGTAGATAA
- a CDS encoding NAD(P)-dependent oxidoreductase, protein MAQNNTILIVDDIHPIFIEQAEAMGYVCDYRPTIKLAEALEIISTYAGLVIRSKFNVDKRVFDAAANLRFICRAGAGMDNIDEAYAKEKNVLLINASEGNMDAVGEHAIGLLLSLMNNFNQANAQVRAGVWDREGNRGYELKGKTVGIIGYGFMGRSFAKKLSGFDVNVIAYDKYKTGFSDKYAREVSMEEIVKHADVLSLHIPLTKETKGLIDDEYLFHFKKPIFFINTSRGGVAKVQAILNAIKQGKILGAGLDVLETEKFPALAEQSWFEELKQSGKVLLTPHVAGWTFDSYKRISEVMAGKLRVAEISD, encoded by the coding sequence ATGGCTCAAAACAATACCATACTGATAGTTGACGATATACACCCCATTTTTATTGAACAGGCGGAAGCTATGGGCTACGTCTGCGACTATCGACCAACTATAAAATTAGCCGAGGCGCTTGAAATTATCAGCACTTATGCCGGCCTGGTTATCCGTTCAAAATTTAACGTTGACAAACGGGTTTTTGATGCTGCCGCGAACCTACGATTTATTTGCCGTGCAGGAGCAGGTATGGACAATATTGATGAGGCTTATGCTAAAGAAAAAAACGTGCTGCTCATTAACGCTTCCGAGGGTAATATGGATGCGGTAGGAGAACACGCTATAGGCTTGCTGCTTTCGTTAATGAATAACTTTAACCAGGCAAACGCGCAGGTAAGGGCAGGCGTTTGGGACAGGGAAGGCAATCGCGGCTATGAATTAAAAGGCAAAACAGTAGGCATTATTGGCTATGGCTTTATGGGCCGTAGCTTTGCCAAAAAGCTTTCTGGCTTTGATGTTAATGTTATTGCTTACGATAAGTACAAAACCGGGTTTAGCGACAAATATGCCCGTGAGGTAAGCATGGAAGAAATTGTTAAGCATGCAGACGTTTTGAGTTTGCACATCCCCTTAACTAAAGAAACTAAAGGACTGATTGATGATGAATATCTGTTCCATTTTAAAAAGCCTATTTTTTTCATTAACACCTCGCGTGGTGGCGTAGCTAAAGTGCAGGCTATTTTGAATGCAATTAAACAAGGCAAAATTTTAGGTGCGGGACTGGATGTTTTAGAAACCGAGAAATTCCCTGCTCTGGCAGAGCAATCCTGGTTTGAAGAATTAAAGCAAAGCGGAAAAGTTTTACTTACCCCACATGTAGCCGGCTGGACATTTGATTCGTACAAAAGAATAAGTGAGGTAATGGCGGGCAAGCTGCGCGTTGCAGAGATTAGTGATTAG